From the Lathyrus oleraceus cultivar Zhongwan6 chromosome 4, CAAS_Psat_ZW6_1.0, whole genome shotgun sequence genome, one window contains:
- the LOC127073721 gene encoding presenilin-like protein At2g29900, which produces MAEIRRPSSSSTVLDTLGEEIVRIITPVSICMFLVVILVSILNTDDSPTISTIANIAYDETTSDSSWDKFLGALLNSLSFVVVVTFTTFFLVLLFYFRCIRFLQLYMAFSSFVVLAFLGGEVSVFLIQHFSTPIDCITFSIVLVNFAVVGVCAVFMSKMAIFVTQGYLVVIGILVAYWFTMLPEWTTWAMLVAMALYDLAAVLLPVGPLRLLVELAISRDEEIPALVYEARPVSNDSDVAARRRLWRERRIANSNLITENENSVLDGSGLNAGANAVVSSNSNRNIPNEVNLSPENASNLNSSSSSYGTCNLVRAEEGRVQVRETDSDLATPLIGHGMNVQVPRGEHTASDENLMLEGIGLASSGAIKLGLGDFIFYSVLVGRAAMYDFMTVYACYLAIIAGLGITLMLLAFYQKALPALPVSIALGVLFYFLTRFLLEVFVVQCSLNLLMF; this is translated from the coding sequence ATGGCAGAAATTCGAAGACCTTCATCTTCGTCAACCGTTCTCGATACTTTAGGCGAAGAAATCGTTAGAATTATCACTCCCGTTTCAATTTGCATGTTCCTCGTTGTAATCTTAGTCTCAATTCTCAACACAGACGATTCCCCAACAATCTCCACCATAGCCAACATAGCATACGACGAAACAACATCAGATTCTTCCTGGGACAAATTCCTCGGCGCACTTCTAAACTCCTTATCCTTCGTCGTTGTTGTAACCTTCACCACTTTCTTCTTAGTCCTCCTCTTCTATTTCCGATGTATCAGGTTCTTACAACTCTACATGGCTTTCTCTTCCTTTGTCGTTTTAGCTTTCCTCGGAGGCGAAGTCTCTGTGTTTTTAATTCAACATTTCAGTACTCCAATTGACTGTATAACGTTTTCAATTGTTTTGGTTAATTTCGCTGTTGTTGGTGTTTGTGCTGTGTTTATGTCGAAAATGGCTATTTTTGTTACACAAGGTTATTTGGTTGTTATTGGAATATTGGTTGCTTATTGGTTTACTATGTTGCCTGAATGGACAACTTGGGCCATGCTTGTTGCTATGGCTTTGTATGATCTTGCTGCTGTTTTGTTGCCTGTTGGACCTTTAAGGCTTTTGGTAGAACTTGCCATTTCGAGAGATGAAGAGATTCCGGCTCTGGTTTACGAGGCTAGGCCGGTGAGTAATGATAGTGATGTTGCGGCACGGAGGAGGTTATGGAGAGAGAGGAGGATTGCGAATTCAAATCTGATAACTGAAAATGAAAATTCTGTGTTGGATGGAAGTGGACTCAACGCAGGCGCGAACGCTGTTGTTAGTTCAAATTCAAACAGAAATATCCCGAATGAAGTGAACCTGTCTCCAGAAAATGCTTCGAATTTGAATTCTAGTAGTAGCTCTTATGGGACGTGTAATTTGGTAAGGGCGGAAGAGGGGCGAGTGCAGGTTCGAGAAACTGATTCTGACCTTGCCACACCCTTGATTGGTCATGGAATGAATGTGCAGGTTCCTAGAGGAGAACATACGGCGTCGGATGAGAATTTGATGCTGGAGGGAATTGGATTGGCTTCCTCCGGTGCAATCAAATTGGGGCTCGGTGATTTTATCTTCTATAGTGTTTTGGTTGGCCGGGCTGCAATGTATGATTTTATGACAGTGTATGCATGTTATCTTGCAATTATTGCCGGTCTCGGCATAACTTTGATGCTTTTGGCTTTTTATCAGAAAGCCTTGCCTGCTCTACCTGTCTCAATAGCACTGGGTGTGTTGTTTTATTTCTTGACTAGATTTTTACTTGAAGTATTTGTAGTACAATGTTCATTGAATCTCTTAATGTTCTAA
- the LOC127073722 gene encoding glycine-rich RNA-binding protein 2, mitochondrial, whose protein sequence is MAFFGKLGSILRQATNRKIISELRPSPSAFQAIRCMCSAPTTKLFIGGISYSTDEPSLREAFSRYGEVLDARVIMDRETGRSRGFGFITFNSVEEASSAIQALDGQDLHGRRVRVNYANERPRVYGGGGGSYGNAPYGGGAGYAGGGGGYGGAGYAGGGGGYGGGYGGGGYGGGSSGPGGNYGGSDAGNNYSAPSGSGTSYGNDGSGGFPADFGGAGSGTSSAGGYDGSGGLGYGSSSFPADVDGAGSGTGSAGGHFDSKDSGDVNEDLGNFRDDNDDDTDNFAKRA, encoded by the exons ATGGCTTTCTTTGGCAAACTTGGGAGTATTCTACGACAAGCTACAAACAGGAAGATTATTTCAGAATTGCGTCCTTCTCCATCTGCTTTCCAGGCTATAAGATGCATGTGTTCTGCTCCAACCACAAAGCTATTTATAGGGG GTATTTCGTATTCAACTGATGAGCCAAGTTTGAGGGAGGCTTTTTCAAGATACGGCGAAGTACTGGATG CTAGGGTGATTATGGATCGTGAAACTGGTAGGTCCAGAGGATTTGGCTTTATCACATTCAATTCAGTTGAGGAGGCATCTAGTGCTATTCAGGCCTTGGATGGTCAG GACCTTCATGGTCGTCGAGTTAGGGTAAATTATGCTAATGAAAGGCCTCGTGTTTATGGTGGTGGCGGTGGTTCTTATGGCAATGCACCATATGGTGGTGGAGCTGGGTATGCAGGTGGTGGTGGGGGCTATGGTGGAGCTGGGTATGCAGGTGGTGGTGGTGGCTATGGTGGAGGTTACGGTGGTGGTGGATATGGTGGAGGCAGCTCTGGGCCAGGTGGGAATTATGGTGGCAGTGATGCTGGCAATAACTATTCTGCTCCCAGTGGAAGTGGGACGAGTTATGGGAATGATGGCAGCGGTGGTTTTCCGGCTGACTTTGGTGGTGCAGGTAGTGGCACTAGCTCTGCTGGTGGATATGATGGAAGTGGGGGGTTAGGATATGGCAGCAGTAGTTTTCCCGCTGACGTTGATGGTGCAGGCAGTGGCACTGGCTCTGCTGGTGGACACTTTGATAGCAAAGACAGTGGAGATGTAAATGAGGATTTGGGAAATTTTAGGGATGACAATGATGATGACACTGATAATTTTGCCAAAAGGGCTTGA